In Prunus dulcis chromosome 1, ALMONDv2, whole genome shotgun sequence, the following are encoded in one genomic region:
- the LOC117625939 gene encoding LOW QUALITY PROTEIN: disease resistance protein RUN1-like (The sequence of the model RefSeq protein was modified relative to this genomic sequence to represent the inferred CDS: deleted 2 bases in 1 codon): MDARKAHKASSSSSPSSSSKRWEYQVFLSFRGEDTRKGFTGHLHAALSGDGFRAFLDDNELKRAEFIKTQLEQAIDGSMISIIVFSKRYADSSWCLDELVKIMECRERQQVFPLFYNVDASDVRKQTGSFAQAFEKHEAGICEGKHEKEKVQRWRNALTQAADLCGEDLKNADGHEAKFIKKILGKVNNLVNSKYQLDTEDLVGITSRVNEVVRMIGIENSGSKDVVRMIGILGMGGIGKTTLAKTIYNNFGPIFEGRSFLADVREVFANQRSNGLVGLQEQLLNDILKNEGIKVGSVAKGIDMIRERLCCKRALVIIDDADDLQQLQAIARARDWFGPGSRIVITTRNQHLLDQVGVDSTYMAQAMDEEEALELFSWHAFEIGYPDQEYLDLSKRVIRYCQGLPLALRVVGSFLIKRPTAEWESHLEKLERSPDGDIQKILRISFDGLPDEEKREIFLDISCFFIGMDKDYVTQILKGCGFAQPIGISVLIERCLVTVSEENKLMMHDLLRDMGREIVREKSTGRPEKFSRLWKGEDVIDVLSDESGTKKIEGVALHGSYGTRFSAQAFTNMKKLRLLHLNYVELTGEYKYFPKKLIWLCWHRFPLESIPDDFPVQPKLVALDLQWSALKIVWKDCKLHQNLKILNLSHSYELTKSPDFSKLPNLEELILKRCESLSEVHSSIGDLGRLSLVNLEGCVSLKDLPLNFYKSKSIETLLLNWCLSFEKLAEGLGDMVSLTTLKADVTAIRQIPSSILKLKKLKVLSLCDLLPPSLQSLSSLRDLALADRSLTDDAFPKDLGSLISLENLDLAGNDFCSLPSFSRLSKLHDLSLNVCENLRAIPDLPTNLKVLKAGYCLELEKMPDFSEMSNIKELYLSGSDKLTEIPGLDKSLNSMTMIYMDGCTNLTADFRKNILQGWTSCGYGGIFLSGNDIPDWFDCVHDDDIVYFTVPRSVGRNLKGLTLSFVSSPVFLSRRSSISIKNMTKGAELEARIIPDCPIDELNYKPGYYLWQGQLSNDELKLQDGDKVLIEIRQYDDGVKVKKTGVSLVWDKFMNENMIDYHLCRYERRPYLVNDDDIIYVEDENHITKSPDFSKFPNLEKLILKGCGNLFKVHSSIGDLGRLSLVDLEGCRKLKDLPLNFYKSKSIETLILNGCSRFEDLADGLGDMVSLTILEADYTAIRRIPSLAGLSKLKVLCLNACRELLAIPDLPTNLYVLKANGCPKLETIPDFSKMLNMRDLQDSFLKIVWKGCMLDQNLKILNLSNSYELINSPDFSKLPNLEELILKGCKELIKVHSSIGDLGRLSLVNLEDCEMLRDLPLNFYKSKSIETLILNGCWRFEDLADGLGDMVSLTILEADYTDIRQIPSSIVKLKNLEDLLLEDNDFWSLPSLAGLSNLKVLCVNACKNLRAIPDLPTNLYVLKANVCPKLETIPDFSKMLNMRELYLNDSVKLTEVPGLDKSLNSMTRIHMEGCTNLTADFRNSILQRWTSCGFGGIYLNGIYDIPEWFKIVNDVDNIVFFEVPQRIMGRDLKGLTICFIYSYFVWGPTSETPIGIIIRNLTQQNTLHAKIAFARYGRPAAHSFLSNEPEDLWQGQLSNDVLRLHGGDQVSILVRPLVNFGRVRKIGVHLEWDKVMKENHDWEPNRDFSGGVDDKLDPHLYDLETNRDFLGGIDDEARPSHGASVPGDQVSAIDEESAMEDDPLGHGDLCTRLSLSIMENLDFSGGADDGAGRSHGAFVRTNQSGAVDKQLERDKVMKENMDNSDPDLYDLETNRDFLSLSIMENLDFSGGADDGAGRSHGAFVRTNQSGAVDKQLEWDKVMKENMDNSDPHLYDLETNQDFSGGVDDKLDPHLYDLETNWDILAVKPYLDFLGGIDDEARPSHGASVPGDQVSAIDEESAMEDNPLGQGDLSTRLSLSIMENLDFSGGADDGAGRSHGAFVRTNHSGAVDKQLEWDKVMKENMDNSDPHLYDLETNRDFLSLSIMENLDFSGGAD; this comes from the exons ATGGATGCCAGGAAAGCCCATAAAGCCTCCTCTTCATCCTCACCATCCTCTTCATCAAAACGTTGGGAGTACCAAGTGTTCTTGAGCTTCAGAGGTGAAGACACACGCAAGGGCTTCACAGGCCACCTCCACGCCGCATTATCTGGTGACGGATTCCGCGCCTTTCTTGATGACAACGAGCTAAAAAGGGCGGAATTTATAAAAACCCAACTGGAGCAGGCAATCGACGGGTCCATGATCTCCATAATTGTCTTCTCCAAGAGGTATGCCGATTCCAGTTGGTGTCTTGACGAGCTGGTGAAGATCATGGAGTGCAGAGAAAGGCAACAGGTTTTTCCATTGTTCTATAATGTTGATGCTTCAGATGTCCGGAAACAAACTGGTAGTTTTGCACAAGCATTTGAGAAACATGAAGCGGGCATCTGTGAAGGtaaacatgagaaagaaaaggtaCAGCGGTGGAGAAATGCTCTCACTCAAGCTGCAGATTTGTGTGGGGAAGATCTCAAAAATGCTGATGG GCATGAAGCAAAGTTTATCAAGAAAATTCTTGGGAAGGTTAATAACTTGGTGAACAGCAAATACCAATTAGACACCGAAGACCTTGTTGGAATTACTTCTCGGGTGAACGAAGTTGTTCGCATGATTGGTATTGAAAATTCAGGTTCTAAGGATGTTGTTCGCATGATTGGTATTTTGGGGATGGGCGGCATTGGAAAAACAACGCTTGCCAAAACCATTTATAACAATTTTGGACCTATCTTTGAAGGTAGGAGTTTCCTTGCAGACGTGAGGGAAGTATTTGCAAACCAACGCAGTAATGGTCTGGTTGGTTTGCAAGAACAACTTCTAAATGATATCTTGAAAAACGAGGGCATAAAAGTTGGATCTGTTGCTAAAGGGATCGATATGATAAGAGAAAGACTTTGCTGTAAAAGAGCACTTGTCATAATTGACGATGCAGATGATCTACAGCAACTACAAGCAATAGCTAGAGCTCGTGATTGGTTTGGTCCTGGAAGTAGAATTGTTATAACAACAAGAAATCAACATTTGCTAGACCAAGTTGGAGTGGATAGCACATATATGGCTCAAGCAATGGACGAGGAAGAAGCTCTAGAGCTCTTTAGTTGGCATGCCTTTGAAATTGGTTATCCTGATCAAGAATATCTTGACCTCTCAAAACGTGTAATTCGTTACTGTCAAGGCTTGCCACTAGCGCTTCGAGTTGTAGGGTCTTTTCTGATTAAAAGACCCACAGCGGAGTGGGAAAGCCACTTGGAGAAATTGGAAAGAAGTCCTGATGGAGATATTCAAAAAATACTCAGAATAAGCTTTGACGGGCTACCTGatgaggaaaagagagagatattcCTTGATATATCTTGTTTCTTTATAGGAATGGACAAGGACTATGTAACACAAATATTAAAGGGATGTGGCTTTGCTCAACCGATAGGAATCAGTGTCCTCATTGAACGGTGCCTTGTAACTGTTAGTGAGGAAAACAAGCTGATGATGCATGATTTGCTTCGAGACATGGGAAGAGAAATCGTTCGTGAAAAGTCCACCGGCCGTCCTGAAAAATTTAGTAGATTGTGGAAAGGTGAAGACGTAATAGATGTATTGAGTGATGAATCT GgaactaaaaaaattgaaggagTTGCTCTACATGGCTCTTACGGGACTAGATTCAGTGCACAAGCATTTACCAACATGAAAAAACTGAGGTTACTCCACCTCAACTACGTAGAGCTCACTGGAGAGTACAAATATTTTCCCAAAAAGTTAATATGGTTGTGCTGGCATAGATTCCCTTTAGAGTCCATACCAGATGACTTTCCTGTGCAACCAAAACTAGTTGCTTTAGACCTGCAGTGGAGCGCACTCAAAATAGTTTGGAAGGATTGCAAG TTGCATCAGAATTTGAAAATCCTTAATCTCAGCCATTCCTATGAGCTAACAAAATCACCAGACTTTTCAAAACTCCCAAATCTCGAGGAATTGATATTGAAACGCTGTGAGAGTTTGTCTGAGGTTCACTCATCCATCGGGGATCTTGGAAGACTTTCTTTGGTAAATCTTGAAGGCTGCGTAAGCCTAAAGGATCTTCCactgaatttctataaatccAAGTCTATTGAAACTCTTCTACTTAATTGGTGTTTAAGTTTTGAAAAGTTGGCTGAGGGCTTAGGGGACATGGTATCATTGACAACTCTGAAAGCGGATGTGACAGCCATAAGACAAATACCATCTTCCatattaaaattgaagaaactGAAAGTTTTATCTTTATGTGATCTTTTGCCTCCTTCGTTGCAAAGTTTAAGCTCTTTAAGAGATTTAGCTCTTGCAGACCGGAGTTTAACTGATGATGCATTCCCCAAGGATCTCGGTAGCCTAATTTCCTTAGAAAATTTAGATTTGGCAGGAAATGATTTTTGCAGCCTACCAAGCTTCAGTCGTCTTTCAAAGCTTCATGATTTGTCTTTAAATGTGTGCGAAAATCTTCGTGCAATCCCAGATTTACCAACAAATTTGAAAGTCTTAAAAGCAGGATATTGCTTAGAATTGGAAAAAATgccagatttttcagaaatgtCAAATATAAAAGAATTGTATCTAAGTGGTTCGGACAAACTCACTGAGATTCCAGGCCTGGATAAGTCATTAAACTCCATGACAATGATTTATATGGATGGCTGCACTAATCTCACTGCTGATTTTAGGAAGAACATCCTACAG GGATGGACTTCTTGCGGATATGGTGGCATTTTTCTCAGTGGAAATGATATTCCTGATTGGTTCGACTGTGTCCATGACGATGATATTGTGTATTTCACTGTGCCTCGAAGTGTTGGTCGTAATTTGAAAGGGTTAACTTTGTCCTTCGTTTCCTCTCCAGTCTTTTTAAGTCGTCGTAGTAGCATTAGCATTAAAAACATGACCAAGGGTGCTGAGCTTGAAGCCAGGATCATACCCGATTGTCCAATTGACGAGCTCAATTACAAGCCAGGTTATTATCTTTGGCAGGGACAGTTATCAAATGACGAGCTCAAATTGCAAGACGGTGATAAAGTCTTGATTGAAATA AGACAATATGATGATGGGGTGAAGGTGAAGAAAACAGGTGTTAGTCTGGTATGGGACAAATTTATGAACGAAAATATGATTGATTACCATCTTTGTCGATATGAACGACGCCCATATCTGGTCAATGATGATGACATTATTTATGTCGAAGATGAGAATCACATAACAAAATCACCAGACTTTTCAAAATTCCCAAATCTCGAGAAGTTGATATTGAAAGGTTGTGGCAACTTATTTAAGGTTCACTCATCTATTGGGGATCTTGGAAGACTTTCTTTGGTAGATCTTGAAGGCTGCAGAAAGCTAAAGGATCTCCCactgaatttctataaatccAAGTCTATTGAAACTCTTATACTGAATGGTTGTTCAAGATTTGAAGACTTGGCTGATGGCTTAGGGGACATGGTATCAttaacaattttggaagcagATTACACAGCCATCAGACGAATTCCAAGTCTCGCTGGTCTTTCAAAGCTCAAGGTCTTGTGTTTAAATGCATGCAGAGAACTTCTTGCAATCCCAGATTTACCAACCAATTTGTATGTTCTGAAAGCAAATGGCTGCCCAAAATTGGAAACAATTccagatttttcaaaaatgttGAATATGAGAGACCTGCAGGATAGCTTCCTCAAAATAGTTTGGAAGGGTTGCATG TTGGATCAGAATTTGAAGATCCTTAATCTCAGCAATTCCTATGAGCTAATAAATTCACCAGACTTTTCAAAACTCCCAAATCTCGAGGAATTGATATTGAAAGGTTGTAAGGAGTTGATTAAGGTTCACTCATCTATTGGGGATCTTGGAAGACTTTCTTTGGTAAATCTTGAAGACTGCGAAATGCTAAGGGATCTCCCactgaatttctataaatccAAGTCTATTGAAACTCTTATACTTAATGGTTGTTGGAGATTTGAAGACTTGGCTGATGGCTTAGGGGACATGGTATCAttaacaattttggaagcagATTACACAGACATCAGACAAATTCCATCTTCCATAgtaaaattgaagaa CTTAGAAGATCTGCTTCTTGAAGACAATGACTTTTGGAGCCTACCAAGTCTCGCTGGTCTTTCAAATCTCAAAGTCTTGTGTGTAAATGCATGCAAAAACCTTCGTGCAATCCCAGATTTACCAACCAATTTGTATGTTCTGAAAGCAAATGTCTGCCCAAAATTGGAGACAATTccagatttttcaaaaatgttGAATATGAGAGAATTGTATCTCAATGATTCGGTCAAACTCACTGAGGTTCCAGGCTTGGATAAGTCATTAAACTCCATGACAAGGATTCATATGGAAGGCTGCACCAATCTCACTGCCGATTTTAGGAACAGCATCCTacag AGATGGACTTCTTGCGGATTTGGTGGAATTTATTTGAATGGAATTTATGATATTCCTGAGTGGTTCAAAATCGTCAATGATGTGGACAATATCGTCTTCTTTGAAGTTCCTCAAAGAATCATGGGTCGTGATTTAAAAGGGTTGACTATATGCTTCATTTACTCTTATTTTGTTTGGGGCCCAACTTCTGAAACTCCTATTGGCATAATCATTAGAAATCTTACCCAACAAAATACTTTGCACGCCAAGATAGCGTTTGCCAGATATGGAAGACCAGCAGCCCATTCGTTTTTGTCAAACGAACCTGAAGATCTTTGGCAGGGACAATTGTCAAACGATGTGCTCCGTTTGCATGGCGGGGACCAAGTCTCCATTCTTGTAAGGCCTCTAGTTAATTTTGGGAGAGTGAGGAAGATAGGGGTTCATCTAGAATGGGACAAAGTCATGAAGGAAAATCATGACTGGGAACCAAATCGGGATTTTTCAGGGGGAGTTGATGACAAGTTGGATCCTCATTTGTATGATTTGGAAACAAATCGGGATTTTTTGGGGGGAATTGATGATGAGGCAAGACCAAGCCATGGCGCATCTGTTCCCGGTGATCAAGTGAGTGCTATAGATGAAGAATCAGCAATGGAAGACGATCCTCTCGGCCATGGCGATCTATGTACTCGTTTGTCATTGTCTATCATGGAGAATCTGGATTTTTCTGGAGGAGCTGATGATGGGGCAGGACGGAGCCATGGTGCATTTGTCCGCACTAATCAATCGGGTGCTGTAGATAAACAATTAGAACGGGACAAAGTCATGAAGGAAAATATGGATAATTCGGATCCTGATTTGTATGATTTGGAAACAAATCGGGATTTTTTATCATTGTCTATCAtggaaaatttggatttttctgGAGGAGCTGATGATGGGGCAGGACGGAGCCATGGCGCATTTGTCCGCACTAATCAATCGGGTGCTGTAGATAAACAATTAGAATGGGACAAAGTCATGAAGGAAAATATGGATAATTCGGATCCTCATTTGTATGATTTGGAAACAAATCAGGATTTTTCAGGGGGAGTTGATGACAAGTTGGATCCTCATTTGTATGATTTGGAAACAAATTGGGATATTTTGGCAGTGAAACcatatttggattttttgggggGAATTGATGATGAGGCAAGACCTAGCCATGGCGCATCTGTTCCCGGTGATCAAGTGAGTGCTATAGATGAAGAATCAGCAATGGAAGACAATCCTCTCGGCCAAGGCGATCTATCTACTCGTTTGTCATTGTCTATCATGGAAAATCTGGATTTTTCTG